The segment CGGCTGCACGACAGCGGCGGCCGGAACGCTGCCGCTGTAGGGCTGGTAGCTCACGTAGTCGGTGATGGCGGGCGTGGCCGCGCGCATGTCCAGCTTGTCCTTGGCCAGCTTCTCGACACGCTGCACCGTGGCCTGCTGGCGCTTTTGCAGCTCCAGCTGCTCGCGCTCGGTCTCGATGCGGCGCGCCTCCAGCACGGCGCGGTCGATCTCGGCAAACAGGCGGCGCGAATCGTACTGCACGCTCACCAGATAGAGCGCGCTGGCCAGCACGGCGAGCAGCAGGACGAGATTCACTCTGGTCATGCTTTTGTCCTCACGGCCACACGCATGATGGCGCTGCGCGCGCGGGGGTTGGCCGCCACCTCGGCCGCCGAGGGCTTGATGCGGTCGAGCGAGCGCAGCTTCATGGGTTTCGGCTCGGCGAAAGGCGCACGGCGGTCGTAGACCTCGCGCGAGTGTTGCGCGATGAACTGTTTGACGATGCGGTCTTCCAGCGAATGGAAACTGATCACGACCAGCCGTCCTCCGGGTTGCAGTACATCGAGACTCGCCGCTAGCGCTTCTTGCAGCTCCTCAAGCTCGGCGTTGATGAAAATCCGAAGAGCCTGAAATGTGCGCGTTGCAGGGTTCTGGCCCGGCTCGCGGGTTTTGACCGTGTCAGCCACGAGCTGGGCCAGTTCGCCGGTGGTTGAAACTGGGCCCCGTTCCTGTCGGCGCGCGACAATCGCCTTTGCAATCTGGCCAGCAAACCGTTCTTCACCGTAGTCACGTATCACCTCCGCGATGTCTCGGGTTTCGGCTGTCGCCAGCCATTGCGCCACGCTCTGGCCCCGCGTGGTGTCCATGCGCATGTCCAGCGGCCCGTCGAAACGGAAGCTGAAACCGCGGGTGGGGTCGTCGATCTGGGGCGAGCTCACGCCCAGGTCCATCAGCACGCCGGCCGCACTGGCCGACGGCAGCTCGCCCAGGTAACGGAAGCCCTGGTGCCGGATCGCAAAACGCGGGTCCGCGATGGTCTGCGCCTCGGTGATGGCGGCCGGGTCCTTGTCGAAGGCGGTCAGCCGCCCTTGTGGCGAC is part of the Rhodoferax sp. BAB1 genome and harbors:
- the rsmH gene encoding 16S rRNA (cytosine(1402)-N(4))-methyltransferase RsmH; amino-acid sequence: MNEAIEALLNKPDELAAEPADGHYVDATFGRGGHSRLLLSRLSPQGRLTAFDKDPAAITEAQTIADPRFAIRHQGFRYLGELPSASAAGVLMDLGVSSPQIDDPTRGFSFRFDGPLDMRMDTTRGQSVAQWLATAETRDIAEVIRDYGEERFAGQIAKAIVARRQERGPVSTTGELAQLVADTVKTREPGQNPATRTFQALRIFINAELEELQEALAASLDVLQPGGRLVVISFHSLEDRIVKQFIAQHSREVYDRRAPFAEPKPMKLRSLDRIKPSAAEVAANPRARSAIMRVAVRTKA
- the ftsL gene encoding cell division protein FtsL, which gives rise to MTRVNLVLLLAVLASALYLVSVQYDSRRLFAEIDRAVLEARRIETEREQLELQKRQQATVQRVEKLAKDKLDMRAATPAITDYVSYQPYSGSVPAAAVVQPRVSGGRLQ